One Actinomyces respiraculi DNA window includes the following coding sequences:
- the iolD gene encoding 3D-(3,5/4)-trihydroxycyclohexane-1,2-dione acylhydrolase (decyclizing) has protein sequence MSNEAYAGTIRLTVAQATIRFLTNQYSERDGVEQRLIEGAFGIFGHGNVAGLGQALLQNEIAPDEGEGEMPYIMARNEQSAVHASAAFAKVKNRLSTWMTTASIGPGSLNMVTGAALATTNRLPVLLFPSDQFATRVPDPVLQQLEDPTTLDITVNDAFRPVSRFFDRINRPEQLIPSLLNAMRVLTDPAETGAVVIAMPQDVQAEVHDWPVELFRKRVWHVRRPPAEPAALARAVAMIRAARRPMVIAGGGTIYSEASEELRAFATATGIPVADTQAGKGAINYDHPCAIGGVGSTGGDSGNHIADKADLVIGIGTRYSDFTTASKTQFKDPNVAFVNINVRAFDAAKESAEMLVADAREALVALTEALDGYHVSEEYAAEVEAERRAWHERTRECYHLGHGPLPAQTEVFGALNELMGDEDIVINAAGSMPGDLQALWQARTPVQYHVEYAFSCMGYEVPAGLGCKLARPESEVVAIVGDGTYQMLPMELATVVQEGVKVIYVLLQNYGFASIGALSQSRGSQRFGTMYRQRGAGSHLQDTEPVAGVDIAANAESWGLKVYRVSSIEEFREAYAQAHADDRASMIHIETDLMGPNPPASSWWDVPVSGVSRLESTQQAYERYVEDRKPQRHYL, from the coding sequence GTGAGCAACGAAGCCTACGCGGGCACCATCCGCCTGACCGTCGCCCAGGCGACAATCCGGTTCCTCACCAACCAGTACTCCGAGCGCGACGGCGTCGAGCAGCGGCTCATCGAGGGCGCCTTCGGCATCTTCGGGCACGGCAACGTCGCCGGCCTGGGCCAGGCGCTTCTCCAGAACGAGATCGCCCCCGACGAGGGCGAGGGCGAGATGCCCTACATCATGGCCCGCAACGAGCAGAGCGCCGTCCACGCCTCCGCCGCCTTCGCCAAGGTCAAGAACCGCCTGTCGACCTGGATGACCACCGCCTCCATCGGCCCGGGCTCGCTCAACATGGTCACCGGCGCCGCCCTGGCCACCACCAACCGCCTGCCGGTCCTGCTGTTCCCCTCGGACCAGTTCGCCACCCGCGTGCCGGACCCGGTGCTCCAGCAGCTCGAGGACCCGACGACGCTCGACATCACCGTCAACGACGCCTTCCGCCCCGTCTCGCGCTTCTTCGACCGCATCAACCGGCCCGAGCAGCTCATCCCCTCGCTCCTGAACGCCATGCGCGTGCTCACCGACCCGGCCGAGACCGGTGCCGTCGTCATCGCCATGCCGCAGGACGTTCAGGCCGAGGTGCACGACTGGCCGGTCGAGCTCTTCCGCAAGCGGGTGTGGCACGTGCGCCGGCCACCGGCCGAGCCCGCCGCCCTCGCGCGCGCCGTCGCCATGATCCGGGCCGCCAGGCGCCCGATGGTCATCGCCGGCGGAGGCACCATCTACTCCGAGGCCAGCGAGGAGCTGCGCGCCTTCGCCACCGCCACCGGCATCCCCGTGGCGGACACCCAGGCCGGCAAGGGCGCCATCAACTACGACCACCCCTGCGCCATCGGCGGGGTCGGCTCCACCGGCGGCGACTCCGGCAACCACATCGCCGACAAGGCGGACCTGGTCATCGGCATCGGCACCCGCTACTCGGACTTCACCACGGCCTCCAAGACCCAGTTCAAGGACCCGAACGTCGCCTTCGTCAACATCAATGTCCGCGCCTTCGACGCGGCCAAGGAGTCGGCCGAGATGCTCGTCGCCGACGCCCGCGAGGCCCTCGTGGCCCTGACCGAGGCCCTCGACGGCTACCACGTGAGCGAGGAGTACGCCGCCGAGGTCGAGGCCGAGCGCAGGGCCTGGCATGAGCGCACCCGCGAGTGCTACCACCTGGGTCACGGCCCGCTGCCCGCCCAGACCGAGGTCTTCGGGGCCCTCAACGAGCTGATGGGCGACGAGGACATCGTCATCAACGCCGCCGGCTCCATGCCCGGTGACCTCCAGGCGCTGTGGCAGGCGCGCACGCCCGTGCAGTACCACGTCGAGTACGCCTTCTCCTGCATGGGCTACGAGGTCCCCGCGGGCCTGGGCTGCAAGCTCGCCCGCCCGGAGTCCGAGGTCGTGGCCATCGTCGGTGACGGCACCTACCAGATGCTGCCCATGGAGCTGGCCACGGTGGTCCAGGAGGGCGTCAAGGTCATCTACGTCCTGCTGCAGAACTACGGCTTCGCCTCCATCGGGGCGCTGTCTCAGTCGCGCGGCTCGCAGCGCTTCGGCACGATGTACCGCCAGCGCGGTGCGGGCAGTCACCTGCAGGACACCGAGCCGGTCGCGGGCGTGGACATCGCCGCGAATGCCGAGTCCTGGGGGCTCAAGGTCTACCGCGTGTCCTCCATCGAGGAGTTCCGCGAGGCCTACGCCCAGGCTCACGCCGACGACCGCGCCTCGATGATCCACATCGAGACCGACCTCATGGGCCCCAACCCGCCCGCCTCCTCCTGGTGGGACGTGCCGGTCTCCGGTGTCTCGCGCCTGGAGTCCACGCAGCAGGCCTACGAGCGCTACGTCGAGGACCGCAAGCCGCAGCGTCACTACCTGTAA
- a CDS encoding GntR family transcriptional regulator: MDDSAPRPPATLSVPYRLEVTIDRSSPTPLHAQISTPLAGLILDGTLAPGTRLEDEVSMAKRLKVSRPTARQALQHLVDRGLLSRRRGAGTVVTSRHVHRPVHLSSLLSDLTDAGHAVETQVLVYECAPTTPEQAAWLEVEPGTEAVTIERLRLADGEPIALMRNLLPADLAPSREQIETTGLYDFLRAHGATPVTATQSIGARNATAKEATALSETRRAALLTMTRTAYDGRGRVVEYGTHIYRASRYSFETTLFAG; this comes from the coding sequence ATGGACGACTCCGCCCCCCGGCCCCCCGCGACCCTGTCCGTTCCCTACCGGCTCGAGGTCACGATCGACCGCTCCTCCCCCACGCCACTGCACGCCCAGATCTCAACGCCGCTCGCGGGACTCATCCTCGATGGGACGCTGGCGCCGGGCACCCGGCTCGAGGACGAGGTCTCCATGGCCAAGCGCCTGAAGGTCTCGCGCCCCACCGCCCGCCAGGCCCTCCAGCACCTCGTCGACCGCGGCCTGCTGTCCCGACGTCGCGGTGCGGGCACGGTGGTCACCTCCCGGCACGTGCACCGCCCCGTGCACCTGTCGAGCCTGCTGTCGGACCTCACTGATGCCGGCCACGCGGTCGAGACCCAGGTTCTGGTCTACGAGTGCGCGCCGACGACGCCCGAGCAGGCCGCCTGGCTCGAGGTCGAACCCGGCACCGAGGCGGTGACCATTGAGCGCCTGCGCCTGGCCGACGGCGAGCCCATCGCCCTCATGCGCAACCTTCTGCCCGCGGACCTGGCCCCCTCGCGCGAGCAGATTGAGACCACTGGCCTGTACGACTTCCTGCGGGCGCACGGCGCCACGCCGGTGACCGCCACCCAGTCCATCGGGGCGCGCAACGCGACGGCGAAGGAGGCCACGGCCCTGTCGGAGACCCGTCGCGCCGCCCTGCTGACGATGACTCGCACCGCCTACGACGGCAGGGGCAGGGTCGTCGAGTACGGCACGCACATCTACCGCGCCTCGCGCTACTCCTTCGAGACGACGCTCTTCGCGGGCTGA
- the iolC gene encoding 5-dehydro-2-deoxygluconokinase translates to MTASTTPPLDVLTIGRCGIDVYPLQTGVGLEDVETFGKFLGGSPTNVAVAAARYRHRSAVITGVGDDPFGRFVCREMRQLGVYDDYVVTKPDFNTPLTFCEIFPPNNFPLYFYREPSAPDLELTVDDIPMDAVRNAQIFWITGTGLSKDPSRQAHHAALAARARKPFTIVDLDYRANFWQDEAEAHRHVSEILPQVTVAIGNREECRVAVGETEPERAADALLEAGVEIAIVKQGLHGTLAKTRDERVELPVTPATTLNGLGAGDAFGGAVCHGLLSGWSLEKTIYAASTAGAIVCARLECSTAMPTEPELLAEMRTYRDEIAPNVKDL, encoded by the coding sequence ATGACAGCCTCCACCACCCCGCCGCTCGACGTCCTGACCATCGGCCGCTGTGGCATCGACGTCTACCCGCTTCAGACCGGCGTCGGCCTCGAGGACGTCGAGACCTTCGGCAAGTTCCTGGGCGGCAGCCCGACCAACGTCGCCGTCGCCGCCGCCCGCTACCGCCACCGCTCCGCCGTCATCACCGGCGTCGGCGACGACCCCTTCGGCCGCTTCGTGTGCCGCGAGATGCGCCAGTTGGGCGTCTACGACGACTACGTCGTCACCAAGCCCGACTTCAACACCCCGCTGACCTTCTGCGAGATCTTCCCCCCGAACAACTTCCCCCTCTACTTCTACCGCGAGCCCTCCGCCCCGGACCTCGAGCTCACCGTCGACGACATCCCCATGGACGCCGTCCGTAACGCCCAGATCTTCTGGATCACCGGCACCGGACTGAGCAAGGACCCCTCGCGCCAGGCCCACCACGCCGCCCTCGCCGCGCGCGCCCGCAAGCCCTTCACCATCGTGGACCTGGACTACCGGGCCAACTTCTGGCAGGACGAGGCCGAGGCCCACCGGCACGTGAGCGAGATCCTGCCCCAGGTCACCGTCGCCATCGGCAACCGGGAGGAGTGCCGCGTCGCCGTCGGCGAGACCGAGCCCGAGCGGGCCGCCGACGCCCTCCTCGAGGCCGGTGTCGAGATCGCCATCGTCAAGCAGGGCCTGCACGGCACCCTCGCCAAGACCCGCGACGAGCGTGTCGAGCTGCCCGTCACCCCCGCCACCACCCTCAACGGGCTCGGCGCCGGCGACGCCTTCGGGGGCGCTGTCTGCCACGGCCTGTTGTCCGGCTGGTCCCTGGAGAAGACCATCTACGCCGCCTCCACGGCCGGCGCCATCGTCTGCGCCCGGCTGGAGTGCTCCACCGCCATGCCGACCGAACCCGAGCTTCTGGCCGAGATGCGCACCTACCGTGACGAGATCGCCCCGAACGTGAAGGACCTGTGA
- a CDS encoding Cgl0159 family (beta/alpha)8-fold protein, which produces MSATPLTDRVVEIRAHDPGRIAEVLAERPRGTLPTGDGKLMIIACDHPARGALAAGGDPMAMASREDTLARCVEALSRPGVNGFLGTADLIEDLALLGALDGKLVYGSMNRGGLAGATFEMNDRMTGYDARGVVDAGLDGGKMLLRVNYEDPHTVDTLAACADAVNQLAERKVMAMVEPFISTWSEGRVANDLSPEAVITSMHIASGLGRTSAYTWLKLPAVADMERVMEASTLPALILGGAVSRDAEAVRESWARALALPTVKGLVIGRSLLFPPDDDVAGAVDQTVGLLS; this is translated from the coding sequence ATGAGCGCCACACCCCTGACTGACAGAGTCGTCGAGATCCGTGCCCACGACCCCGGCCGCATCGCCGAGGTCCTGGCTGAGCGCCCCCGCGGGACGCTGCCCACGGGTGACGGCAAGCTCATGATCATCGCCTGCGACCACCCCGCCCGGGGTGCGCTCGCGGCCGGAGGCGACCCCATGGCCATGGCCTCGCGCGAGGACACCCTCGCCCGCTGCGTCGAGGCCCTCTCGCGCCCCGGCGTCAACGGATTCCTCGGCACCGCCGACCTCATCGAGGACCTCGCGCTTCTAGGCGCCCTGGACGGCAAGCTCGTCTACGGCTCGATGAACCGCGGCGGCCTGGCGGGCGCCACCTTCGAGATGAACGACCGCATGACCGGCTACGACGCCCGGGGCGTGGTCGATGCAGGCCTCGACGGCGGCAAGATGCTGCTGCGCGTCAACTACGAGGACCCCCACACCGTCGACACCCTGGCCGCCTGCGCCGACGCCGTCAACCAGCTCGCCGAGCGCAAGGTGATGGCCATGGTCGAGCCCTTCATCTCCACCTGGAGCGAGGGGCGCGTGGCCAACGACCTCAGCCCTGAGGCCGTCATCACCTCCATGCACATCGCCTCCGGCCTGGGCCGCACAAGCGCCTACACCTGGCTCAAGCTCCCGGCCGTGGCCGACATGGAACGCGTGATGGAGGCCTCCACCCTGCCCGCCCTCATCCTCGGCGGCGCCGTGAGCCGGGACGCCGAGGCCGTGCGCGAGTCCTGGGCCAGGGCCCTGGCCCTGCCCACCGTCAAGGGCCTGGTCATCGGCCGGTCCCTGCTCTTCCCGCCCGACGACGACGTCGCCGGGGCCGTCGACCAGACTGTAGGACTGCTCTCATGA
- the iolB gene encoding 5-deoxy-glucuronate isomerase translates to MTLDHYVPAGTTGHDNLTVDITPADAGWGFSGLRVAVLAPGESVSLDTGASELLVLPLEGGCTVDVDGQSYEIAGRTGVLKQITDYLYVPRNTILTVTSAQGGRFAFPSAVAEKDLPVRYLGREQAVTGIRGAGDCSRQVTNYALNNDVETSRLLVTEVITPGGNWSSYPAHKHEENTDDERELEEIYYFEIAASPTGEPGFGLHRTYASSPERPINLCVEVHDGDVALVPHGYHGPCVAAPGYDMYYLNVMAGPQTDLVWLAPDDPSHHWIRQSWEGQLPDPRLPMAY, encoded by the coding sequence ATGACACTCGACCACTACGTGCCGGCCGGCACCACCGGCCACGACAACCTCACCGTCGACATCACGCCCGCCGACGCCGGCTGGGGGTTCTCCGGCCTGCGCGTGGCCGTCCTGGCCCCCGGCGAGTCGGTGAGCCTGGACACCGGTGCCAGCGAGCTGCTCGTGCTGCCCCTTGAAGGCGGCTGCACCGTCGACGTCGACGGCCAGTCCTACGAGATCGCGGGCCGCACCGGTGTTCTCAAGCAGATCACCGACTACCTCTACGTCCCGCGCAACACGATTCTGACCGTGACCTCGGCGCAGGGCGGGCGTTTCGCCTTCCCCTCCGCCGTCGCCGAGAAGGACCTGCCCGTGCGGTACCTGGGCCGCGAGCAGGCCGTCACCGGCATCCGCGGTGCGGGCGACTGCTCGCGCCAGGTCACCAACTACGCCCTCAACAACGACGTGGAGACCTCCCGCCTGCTTGTCACCGAGGTCATCACCCCGGGCGGCAACTGGTCCTCCTACCCGGCGCACAAGCACGAGGAGAACACCGACGACGAGCGCGAGCTCGAGGAGATCTACTACTTCGAGATCGCCGCCTCGCCCACCGGCGAGCCGGGATTCGGCCTGCACCGCACCTACGCCTCGTCACCGGAGCGGCCCATCAACCTGTGCGTCGAGGTTCACGACGGCGACGTCGCCCTCGTGCCCCACGGCTACCACGGGCCCTGCGTGGCCGCCCCCGGCTACGACATGTACTACCTCAACGTCATGGCCGGGCCGCAGACGGACCTCGTGTGGCTCGCCCCCGACGACCCGTCCCACCACTGGATCCGGCAGAGCTGGGAGGGCCAGCTGCCCGACCCGCGCCTGCCCATGGCGTACTGA
- a CDS encoding DUF1819 family protein encodes MASGVRVRATVPTPYRLSFVVGGLLSTEAMITAPLYLGLHDWTAVRSVLIADNLLHARTRATAVRLAREVVQRMSTLSDVELSYLATALSPDRRHLMWAAACRHYEIVADFAHEVLRDHYLRGIDVLIAADFERFWDAKALWHGELEETTPSTRAKIRTNLFLAMRQAGLLEEGSIVTPLMSRDVRMLLEQRTPSDLRFFPVRSSL; translated from the coding sequence GTGGCCTCTGGTGTCCGGGTGCGTGCGACGGTGCCCACGCCGTACAGGCTGTCCTTCGTGGTGGGTGGCCTGCTGTCCACCGAGGCGATGATCACCGCTCCCCTCTACCTCGGGCTCCATGACTGGACCGCGGTCCGCTCAGTACTCATTGCGGACAACCTGCTGCACGCGCGTACGCGCGCCACCGCGGTCCGCCTCGCCAGGGAGGTGGTGCAGAGGATGTCGACGCTCAGCGACGTCGAGTTGTCCTACCTGGCGACGGCGCTCTCGCCGGACCGCAGGCACCTCATGTGGGCGGCTGCCTGTCGTCACTACGAGATCGTGGCCGACTTCGCCCACGAGGTCCTCAGGGACCACTACCTGCGCGGCATTGATGTGCTGATCGCCGCGGACTTCGAGCGCTTCTGGGACGCCAAAGCCCTGTGGCACGGCGAGCTGGAGGAGACCACACCATCCACCCGCGCCAAGATTCGCACCAACCTGTTCCTTGCGATGCGTCAGGCCGGCCTGCTGGAGGAGGGCAGCATCGTGACGCCCCTGATGTCGCGCGACGTCCGTATGCTTCTGGAGCAGCGCACCCCGAGCGACCTGCGCTTCTTCCCAGTCAGGAGCAGCCTGTGA
- the brxC gene encoding BREX system P-loop protein BrxC: protein MSPATIGGLFAKEVSRPIEGVIKADDTEHLATEIDEYVLTGETAAALSDFLEAYTAPVYGGGNGVWISGFFGSGKSHLLKMLAHLLGDVPGTTSERQRAVEAFCAKAEGDAMLGGLLTRAARIPATSLLFNIDQKAPLIDKNQTDALLQVFVKVFNEARGYYAGEPSVARFERDLDRRGRLEAFKETFAEVAGVLWEQGREEGILQEHNVTETWSRVTGEVGTANILARYEEQYSLSIEDFADEVAQWLATQSADHRLLFMVDEVGQFIGSSTKLMLNLQTIAETLSTTCRGRAWVCVTSQEDMDGVIGDRTRTQGNDFSKIQARFATRMKLTSQDVEEVIEKRLLGKSADGEAALDPLYEEHHANFRTLFNFVDGSKTYRSYEGREGFVRRYPFVPYQFPLFQAALVGLSDHNVFEGRHASVGERSMLGVVQSVVKDRESSQVGTLVPFDAMFAGIRQTVKSAATRNITTAQTHLEPGPVSEMAVRLLKALFLVKYVNGFHATARNLAILVRGELGEDLTALDGLVTQALDLLERETYVQRNGTAYEYLTNEEQDVEQEIKSTNVDAEEVSKVLADIIKEDITRILSVRHEPTGRDFTYELRLDESPYSRAQPLAVHYISSALGQKRDVVLAQSMGRDELRVLLADDRRMYQDLRLYVQTDKYVRLRSGTDQTETRRHILEGKSRQNRERRRELVTRVEQAIAGAELIVSGTSLPVTASDPRWRVEEGVAALIARTYTQLTLIGEYPYSESDIARLISEDPTLLERDTDTLQPAVEEMAGWLMRQRDLGARNTVKQIVDRYEGKPYGWSLAGILCVIARLVATSQVTLTLDSRALKRTELGEALRNGKKREVTIVGLQRRFDVATVQRVRSFAQEFFTATDLPGDPLDLAAVVKERLASEWKQLRFLQDSHAGQYPFLAVLDHPIGLLGETLNHSTEWYLDELPAHTDALLDAKQDAIDPVRHFLKGSQKTIYDDAVRLLTDSRDSLDYLPEDHAKAMTSMLADPRVFRGQGTARLKNATAALRCALEARLDEERRDAERVLRERMEQVHASAAWAETSEEARVEAGRRVARVRERVAAASSVPVIRQVAADFDDVGYTEVLSVIENGRRAQTADDDGPAAASRPQIVPVRRLARPGARLLRTTADADAYVEELRVILHDAIESGKQVSL, encoded by the coding sequence ATGAGCCCGGCGACGATCGGTGGCCTCTTCGCCAAAGAGGTGTCCCGCCCCATCGAGGGAGTCATCAAGGCCGATGACACCGAGCACCTCGCCACTGAGATCGACGAGTATGTCCTCACGGGGGAGACGGCCGCGGCACTGTCCGACTTCCTGGAGGCGTACACGGCCCCGGTGTACGGCGGGGGCAATGGCGTGTGGATCTCCGGCTTCTTCGGTTCAGGTAAGTCCCACCTGCTCAAGATGCTCGCTCACCTCCTCGGGGACGTGCCCGGCACTACCAGTGAGCGACAGCGCGCGGTCGAGGCGTTCTGTGCCAAGGCGGAGGGCGACGCCATGCTCGGCGGCCTGCTGACCAGGGCTGCGCGCATCCCGGCGACCTCCCTGCTGTTCAACATTGATCAGAAGGCTCCGCTGATTGACAAGAACCAGACCGATGCCCTCCTTCAGGTCTTCGTCAAGGTCTTCAACGAGGCGCGCGGCTACTACGCGGGAGAGCCCTCGGTGGCCCGTTTTGAGCGGGATCTGGACCGCCGTGGCCGGCTGGAGGCCTTCAAGGAGACCTTCGCGGAGGTCGCCGGGGTGCTGTGGGAGCAGGGGCGTGAGGAGGGCATCCTCCAGGAGCACAACGTGACCGAGACCTGGTCGCGGGTGACCGGTGAGGTTGGCACAGCGAATATCCTCGCCCGCTACGAAGAGCAGTACTCGCTGTCCATTGAGGACTTCGCAGACGAGGTCGCCCAGTGGCTGGCCACCCAGAGCGCGGACCACCGCCTGCTGTTCATGGTGGACGAGGTCGGTCAGTTCATCGGCTCGAGCACCAAGCTCATGCTCAACCTGCAGACGATCGCAGAGACCTTGAGCACCACGTGCAGGGGCAGGGCCTGGGTGTGCGTCACCAGCCAGGAGGACATGGATGGCGTCATCGGGGACCGCACCAGGACCCAGGGCAACGACTTCTCCAAAATCCAGGCCCGCTTTGCCACCCGCATGAAGCTGACGAGCCAGGACGTGGAGGAGGTCATCGAGAAGCGCCTGCTGGGTAAGAGCGCCGACGGCGAGGCTGCCCTCGACCCCCTGTACGAGGAGCACCACGCCAATTTCCGCACCCTGTTCAACTTCGTGGACGGCTCGAAGACCTACCGCAGCTATGAGGGCCGGGAGGGTTTTGTCCGACGCTATCCCTTCGTCCCCTACCAGTTCCCCCTGTTCCAGGCGGCCCTGGTGGGACTGTCCGACCACAACGTCTTCGAGGGCCGCCATGCCTCTGTGGGCGAGCGTTCCATGCTGGGCGTTGTCCAAAGTGTGGTCAAGGACCGCGAGAGCAGCCAGGTGGGCACATTGGTGCCCTTTGACGCGATGTTCGCCGGGATCCGTCAGACCGTGAAGTCCGCGGCCACACGCAACATCACGACGGCGCAGACCCACCTGGAGCCCGGTCCGGTCAGTGAGATGGCGGTGCGCCTGCTCAAGGCACTGTTCCTCGTCAAGTACGTCAACGGCTTCCATGCGACGGCACGCAACCTCGCCATCCTCGTGCGCGGCGAACTCGGTGAGGATCTGACGGCGCTGGATGGCCTAGTGACGCAGGCACTCGACCTGCTGGAGCGCGAGACCTATGTTCAGCGCAACGGCACGGCCTACGAGTACCTGACCAACGAGGAACAGGACGTCGAGCAGGAGATCAAGAGCACGAACGTCGACGCGGAGGAGGTCTCCAAGGTCCTGGCGGACATCATCAAGGAGGACATCACCCGCATACTCTCCGTGCGCCACGAGCCCACGGGCCGGGACTTCACGTACGAGCTGCGCCTAGACGAGTCCCCCTACTCCCGCGCCCAGCCCCTGGCGGTGCACTACATCTCGTCGGCACTGGGCCAGAAGCGTGATGTGGTGCTGGCCCAGTCGATGGGCCGCGACGAGCTGCGGGTCCTGCTGGCGGACGACCGGCGCATGTACCAGGACCTCAGGCTCTATGTGCAGACGGACAAGTACGTCCGCCTGCGCAGTGGCACCGATCAGACTGAGACTCGCAGGCACATCCTGGAGGGCAAGAGCAGGCAGAACCGGGAGCGACGCCGTGAGCTGGTGACCCGGGTCGAGCAGGCGATCGCCGGTGCTGAGCTCATCGTGTCTGGCACCTCGCTGCCCGTCACTGCCTCGGATCCGCGCTGGCGCGTCGAGGAGGGCGTAGCTGCGCTCATCGCACGCACCTACACCCAGTTGACTCTCATCGGTGAGTACCCCTACTCCGAGTCTGATATCGCCCGTCTGATCTCCGAGGATCCGACTCTCCTGGAACGGGACACGGACACGCTCCAGCCGGCGGTGGAGGAGATGGCTGGGTGGCTCATGAGGCAGCGCGACCTCGGTGCGAGGAACACTGTCAAGCAGATCGTCGACCGTTATGAGGGCAAGCCCTACGGGTGGAGTCTTGCCGGGATCTTGTGTGTCATCGCGCGGCTGGTGGCTACCTCCCAGGTGACGCTCACACTGGACAGTCGCGCGCTCAAGCGCACGGAGCTTGGCGAGGCTTTGCGTAACGGGAAGAAGCGCGAGGTAACCATCGTGGGCTTGCAGCGTCGTTTCGACGTCGCGACGGTCCAACGAGTGCGTTCCTTCGCTCAGGAGTTCTTCACCGCCACCGATCTGCCGGGTGACCCACTGGACCTCGCTGCTGTTGTCAAGGAGCGCCTTGCCTCCGAATGGAAACAGCTGCGATTTTTGCAGGACAGTCACGCCGGGCAGTACCCCTTCCTTGCAGTGCTGGATCATCCGATCGGCCTGCTGGGTGAGACGCTCAATCATTCGACCGAGTGGTACCTCGACGAGCTGCCTGCCCATACGGATGCGTTGCTCGACGCGAAGCAGGACGCCATTGACCCGGTGAGGCACTTCCTCAAGGGTTCACAGAAGACGATTTACGACGACGCCGTCCGGCTCCTGACCGACAGCCGCGACAGCCTTGACTACCTTCCCGAGGATCACGCCAAGGCGATGACGTCGATGCTTGCTGATCCGCGTGTGTTCCGCGGGCAGGGGACCGCGCGGCTGAAGAACGCCACCGCAGCGCTGCGCTGCGCCCTTGAGGCCCGGCTTGACGAGGAGCGTCGAGACGCTGAGCGGGTCCTGCGTGAGCGGATGGAGCAGGTGCACGCCAGCGCCGCCTGGGCTGAGACCTCCGAGGAGGCGCGGGTGGAGGCCGGGCGCCGGGTTGCCCGTGTGAGGGAGCGTGTCGCGGCGGCGTCCTCCGTGCCGGTGATCCGCCAGGTTGCTGCTGATTTCGACGATGTCGGCTACACCGAGGTCCTGTCCGTGATCGAGAACGGTCGCCGGGCCCAGACGGCCGACGACGACGGTCCCGCTGCTGCGTCGAGGCCGCAGATCGTGCCGGTGCGCCGTCTCGCGCGGCCGGGCGCACGGCTCTTGCGCACGACCGCTGACGCCGACGCCTATGTTGAGGAACTGCGCGTCATCCTCCACGATGCTATCGAGTCTGGGAAGCAGGTGTCCCTGTGA
- a CDS encoding DUF1788 domain-containing protein has translation MSSRDIVAEERHVLAVLSSERFLRMEGLGNEIPFFIWAYPPQQEIEVRQATGRLLSALGSEHGLNVLAVDLFDLSVTLLGERGRGLLDRLEGLELTRSKSDFRRDLQRMLDPEKHIVPAITQRIDAQAQVDVLVLTGIGRVFPFIRSHNILNNLQRAASRIPVLTLFPGEYRQSATMGSSLVLFDRLTDDQYYRAKNIMEQEPA, from the coding sequence GTGAGCAGTCGAGACATCGTCGCTGAGGAGCGCCATGTTCTGGCGGTCCTGTCCTCCGAGCGCTTCCTCAGGATGGAGGGCCTGGGCAACGAGATCCCCTTCTTCATCTGGGCCTACCCGCCCCAGCAGGAGATCGAGGTCCGTCAGGCCACGGGGCGCCTCCTCTCGGCTTTGGGATCCGAGCATGGCCTCAACGTGCTGGCCGTGGATCTCTTCGATCTGTCCGTCACTTTGTTGGGGGAGCGGGGACGGGGGCTGCTGGACCGCCTGGAGGGCTTAGAGCTCACCCGCAGCAAGTCGGATTTTCGTCGGGACCTGCAGCGGATGCTCGACCCCGAGAAGCACATCGTGCCCGCCATCACGCAGCGGATCGACGCCCAGGCTCAGGTGGACGTCCTCGTGCTCACCGGTATTGGACGCGTCTTCCCCTTCATCCGTTCGCACAACATCCTCAACAACCTCCAGCGTGCCGCGTCCCGTATTCCGGTGCTCACGCTGTTCCCGGGCGAGTACCGCCAGTCGGCCACCATGGGATCCTCCCTGGTGCTCTTCGACAGGCTGACGGACGACCAGTACTACCGCGCTAAGAACATCATGGAACAGGAGCCAGCATGA